A window of Alkalispirochaeta americana contains these coding sequences:
- a CDS encoding urease accessory protein UreH domain-containing protein, protein MLWSSYLSGLILGLGICSLHCSLLLAPLAAHLHSTWRGGVRTALLFSLGKTIALTVYGGLAVLMGFLVYDIFHHRWVTFAAGMIVAITGIWFLLYSGHCGCLARRGSPFMLGLVDGAVPCAATSGFLLYLATRGGSPLLGMAGGFFFGLGTATGPALLVCGIAPSLWRRLTGKPQTRIILRVAGASVLFLWSFFLLAGAGL, encoded by the coding sequence GTGCTCTGGTCTTCATATCTGTCGGGACTGATCCTGGGGTTGGGAATATGCAGCCTCCACTGCTCTCTCCTGCTGGCGCCCCTGGCGGCGCACCTTCACAGCACCTGGCGCGGAGGAGTTCGCACAGCTCTCCTCTTCAGCCTGGGCAAAACAATCGCCCTCACCGTCTACGGCGGCCTGGCCGTTCTCATGGGATTTCTGGTCTATGACATCTTTCATCACCGGTGGGTCACCTTTGCTGCAGGCATGATTGTGGCGATCACGGGAATCTGGTTTCTCCTCTACAGCGGACACTGCGGGTGCCTTGCCCGAAGAGGATCACCCTTCATGCTGGGACTGGTGGACGGAGCCGTACCCTGCGCTGCCACCTCGGGGTTTCTTCTCTACCTGGCCACCCGGGGCGGCAGCCCTCTTCTGGGAATGGCCGGGGGCTTCTTCTTTGGACTTGGCACCGCCACGGGTCCGGCCCTCCTGGTCTGCGGGATAGCCCCTTCCTTGTGGAGGCGCCTGACCGGAAAACCCCAAACCCGGATTATCCTGCGGGTAGCAGGAGCATCGGTGCTCTTCCTCTGGTCTTTTTTCCTCCTTGCAGGAGCGGGACTGTGA
- a CDS encoding radical SAM protein, translated as MKMSIFRTATALGLLSVFLMVGLSTRISYGAGSGEKPDLPRTDGRSGSTPISRESDFVPSYVELHKSGELARRAGELWQMMESCTLCPRSCGVNRLAGERGYCRAPGYRLILAAIQPHFGEERPLVGRGGSGTLFFSHCNLRCVFCQNYQISIQGRGTAVSINDLAAAMLSLQELGSHNINVVTPTHYSPHIVAALDIAAGQGLRIPLVWNTSGWERVEVLRLLDGVVDIYLPDIKFAASAEAGEYTATPSYPEDTRAAVLEMHRQVGVARPDSGGIINRGLMIRHLVMPDSASGSREVLDWIAENLPSDTYINIMEQYSPHHQAFNFPRIARRIDPGEYQAVVDHARDLGLTNLDSRTARWLD; from the coding sequence ATGAAGATGTCCATATTCAGGACCGCCACGGCGCTTGGTCTTCTTTCGGTCTTTTTGATGGTTGGTCTCTCCACACGAATCAGCTATGGCGCGGGCTCCGGAGAAAAGCCCGATCTGCCTCGAACCGACGGGCGGAGTGGCAGCACGCCGATCTCTCGGGAAAGTGACTTTGTACCCTCCTACGTGGAGCTTCACAAGAGCGGCGAGCTGGCCCGGCGCGCAGGCGAACTCTGGCAAATGATGGAGTCCTGCACGCTCTGTCCGCGCTCCTGCGGCGTCAATCGTCTGGCTGGAGAACGAGGCTATTGCCGGGCCCCCGGATATCGGCTGATCCTGGCCGCGATCCAGCCCCATTTTGGCGAGGAACGGCCGCTGGTCGGGCGCGGCGGCTCGGGAACGCTCTTCTTTAGCCACTGCAACCTGCGGTGCGTCTTCTGCCAGAACTACCAAATCAGCATCCAGGGGCGGGGAACGGCCGTATCGATCAACGATCTTGCCGCAGCGATGCTGAGTCTCCAGGAACTGGGATCTCATAATATCAATGTGGTCACCCCAACCCACTATTCACCTCACATCGTGGCTGCCCTGGATATCGCGGCCGGTCAGGGCCTGCGTATCCCCCTGGTCTGGAACACCAGCGGCTGGGAGCGGGTTGAGGTTCTTCGCCTTCTTGATGGCGTGGTGGATATCTATCTGCCCGATATCAAGTTTGCCGCCAGCGCCGAGGCCGGAGAGTACACAGCCACTCCAAGCTACCCCGAGGATACCCGGGCAGCTGTTCTTGAGATGCACCGCCAGGTAGGGGTTGCCCGGCCAGACTCCGGAGGGATCATCAACCGGGGCCTCATGATACGCCATCTGGTGATGCCCGACAGCGCCAGCGGCTCCCGGGAGGTCCTGGACTGGATAGCAGAAAACCTGCCCTCCGATACCTACATCAACATTATGGAACAGTATTCGCCCCACCACCAGGCCTTCAATTTTCCCCGGATCGCCCGCCGGATCGACCCCGGAGAATATCAGGCTGTGGTGGACCATGCCCGGGACCTGGGACTGACCAACCTGGATTCCCGCACGGCCCGGTGGCTGGATTAG
- a CDS encoding ATP-binding protein: MRVFAIKAPNRIERPQFSMNAVFEAVVNAVALSMAHRDYSIYGSRIRLHLLSDRLEIFSPGAISNSMTIESISERQSAWNELISSLLARCPINGDD, from the coding sequence ATGCGGGTTTTTGCCATCAAAGCGCCCAATCGGATCGAAAGGCCCCAGTTTTCCATGAATGCGGTGTTCGAGGCGGTGGTCAATGCTGTCGCCCTTTCCATGGCCCATCGGGATTACTCCATTTACGGTTCCAGGATTCGCCTGCATCTGTTGTCTGATCGGCTGGAAATCTTCTCACCCGGTGCGATCTCCAACTCCATGACCATTGAGAGCATTTCAGAACGGCAATCGGCATGGAACGAATTAATCAGCTCCTTGCTGGCTCGTTGCCCGATAAATGGAGACGATTAA
- the phnE gene encoding phosphonate ABC transporter, permease protein PhnE, which produces MPQVSSHTTNPPVILWKGKLKKAGAITAIAAIYIWAARGIGFNLFEIIRELPQFFSLLGEMIPPNWGYTARVFPALLETVQIAVLATLVGSILAFPLTLFSANNINTNTPLYFLAKGFMNFIRTIPELLYASILVAGIGLGAFSGMLALTIFSTAVIAKLASESLEAIDHGPIEALQAVGANKLEVIRFAVVPQMLSFYASYTLYVFEINIRASTVLGLVGAGGVGVLLRTSLDLFRYANAATTILITFVFVMIIDYTSTRMRERLT; this is translated from the coding sequence ATGCCGCAAGTTTCTAGTCATACGACTAACCCTCCGGTTATTCTCTGGAAGGGGAAACTCAAGAAGGCGGGTGCGATCACAGCGATCGCCGCAATATACATCTGGGCCGCCCGCGGAATCGGTTTTAATCTCTTTGAGATTATCCGGGAGTTGCCCCAGTTTTTTTCCCTGCTCGGGGAAATGATTCCGCCGAACTGGGGATACACAGCCCGGGTGTTTCCCGCGCTTCTCGAGACAGTTCAGATTGCCGTTCTCGCAACCCTTGTCGGAAGCATTTTAGCCTTTCCCCTTACGCTGTTTTCGGCGAACAACATCAACACAAATACTCCTCTCTATTTCCTTGCGAAAGGGTTCATGAACTTCATTCGTACGATACCTGAGCTTTTGTACGCCTCAATACTGGTCGCAGGCATAGGGCTCGGCGCATTTTCAGGTATGCTCGCGCTGACCATATTTTCAACGGCTGTCATTGCGAAACTTGCGAGCGAAAGCCTTGAAGCCATTGATCACGGTCCCATCGAAGCCCTGCAGGCGGTCGGTGCGAACAAACTGGAGGTAATACGCTTCGCCGTTGTTCCGCAGATGCTCTCGTTCTACGCAAGCTATACCCTGTATGTCTTCGAGATTAATATTCGTGCGTCAACCGTGCTCGGGCTTGTAGGAGCAGGAGGAGTCGGTGTATTGCTCAGGACATCACTCGACCTGTTTCGCTATGCAAATGCAGCGACCACAATACTTATTACGTTTGTGTTCGTTATGATCATTGATTACACGAGCACCCGAATGCGGGAGAGGCTGACATGA
- the phnC gene encoding phosphonate ABC transporter ATP-binding protein gives MAAIVTLENVTVTYAAGSVKALKNFNITINPGEFVVVVGLSGAGKSTMLRCVNRLVTPTDGKVYIDGKDITGANGTALKRLRREVGMIFQNFNLVKRSPVLRNVLAGRVSYVPTWRTLLGLFPKADREIALDCLQRVGIPEKAAVRADALSGGQQQRVGIARALAQKPKIILADEPVASLDPPTSHAVMRDLKRINREDNITTLVNLHFIDMALEYADRIIGLRDGELVFDGSTSEATSDVFEEIYGRPITDDDVIGEDSDAASF, from the coding sequence ATAGCTGCCATCGTTACTTTAGAAAATGTCACGGTAACCTACGCTGCTGGTTCAGTGAAGGCACTGAAGAATTTCAATATAACCATTAACCCGGGCGAGTTCGTTGTTGTCGTCGGTCTCAGTGGTGCCGGCAAATCGACCATGCTACGCTGCGTGAACCGACTTGTAACTCCAACCGACGGGAAGGTTTATATCGACGGCAAGGATATAACCGGTGCCAACGGCACCGCCTTGAAGCGTCTTCGTCGTGAAGTCGGTATGATCTTCCAGAACTTCAATCTGGTAAAACGATCACCGGTACTTCGAAACGTTCTGGCCGGGCGTGTCAGTTATGTACCGACCTGGCGAACTCTGTTAGGCCTGTTCCCCAAAGCAGATAGGGAAATCGCGCTAGACTGTCTGCAACGCGTGGGAATTCCCGAAAAGGCAGCTGTTCGCGCCGATGCTTTGTCGGGGGGACAACAGCAACGCGTCGGTATTGCGCGGGCGCTGGCACAAAAGCCGAAAATCATTCTGGCGGATGAACCGGTAGCGTCGCTTGATCCTCCGACGTCCCATGCGGTTATGCGCGATCTCAAGCGCATAAACCGTGAAGACAACATTACGACACTGGTGAATCTGCACTTTATCGATATGGCGCTGGAGTATGCCGATCGGATAATCGGCCTGCGCGATGGCGAGCTTGTGTTCGACGGGTCGACGAGTGAAGCGACCAGCGATGTGTTTGAAGAGATCTACGGACGTCCCATTACCGATGACGACGTGATAGGAGAGGACTCAGATGCCGCAAGTTTCTAG
- a CDS encoding nucleotidyl transferase AbiEii/AbiGii toxin family protein has product MPWDRQHPRDIFDVEYILQSGAMDDRLRAAFLVYLISHNRPISELLSPNAKELDREFVVEFDGMTREPVTVEQLNEIRTGFFSTILPWLTTE; this is encoded by the coding sequence ATGCCCTGGGATCGGCAGCATCCCCGCGACATTTTCGACGTGGAATATATTCTCCAATCCGGGGCCATGGACGATCGATTACGTGCAGCCTTCCTGGTTTACCTCATCTCCCACAACCGTCCGATCTCTGAACTCCTTTCTCCCAACGCGAAGGAGCTTGATCGAGAGTTCGTCGTAGAGTTCGACGGGATGACACGAGAACCGGTAACGGTGGAGCAGTTGAACGAGATCCGCACCGGATTCTTCTCCACAATCCTCCCGTGGCTCACTACTGAATAG
- a CDS encoding phosphate/phosphite/phosphonate ABC transporter substrate-binding protein, protein MKKALLFVLVLLASAALVFGGGQQEASEEDPESLVLGMVPSREVGRMIQSINPLTDLLSGELGMPVEGTILTSFTGVIEAMGTGRVDIGIFGPFALVLGEERHGLEIILNSIRRGESEYFAQYVVRKDSGIEDFEDLHGRTMAFVDPASASGYLFPYVDLLNNGIDPETDFAEYFFAGAHDGAVSAVMTGEVDVAVSFEDVRKELVVEFPTIMEETKILARTEAIPNDGVAVRPGLSDELKRAIQNAFVAVGETDEGRELLNTLYNVSGFVPADSERYNIVRQTFAEMEEFIDF, encoded by the coding sequence ATGAAAAAAGCATTACTGTTTGTGCTCGTGCTTCTCGCATCCGCCGCACTGGTATTCGGCGGTGGCCAGCAGGAAGCGTCGGAGGAAGATCCGGAAAGTCTCGTTCTTGGAATGGTTCCCTCACGGGAAGTCGGGCGAATGATCCAATCGATTAATCCGCTGACCGATCTGCTGTCCGGAGAGTTGGGCATGCCTGTGGAAGGAACCATATTAACCAGCTTCACCGGTGTCATTGAAGCAATGGGAACCGGCCGCGTGGATATTGGAATTTTTGGACCATTTGCACTTGTTCTCGGTGAAGAACGGCATGGCCTCGAAATTATACTGAACTCCATTCGCCGTGGTGAGTCCGAATACTTCGCTCAGTACGTGGTCCGCAAAGACAGCGGAATCGAAGATTTCGAGGACCTGCACGGAAGGACCATGGCCTTTGTCGACCCGGCATCGGCATCCGGTTATCTATTCCCGTATGTTGACCTGCTGAACAACGGAATTGATCCGGAAACGGATTTCGCCGAATATTTTTTCGCCGGCGCACATGATGGAGCGGTAAGCGCAGTTATGACTGGTGAGGTCGATGTCGCAGTCAGTTTCGAAGATGTTCGCAAAGAATTGGTAGTGGAGTTCCCCACCATCATGGAGGAAACGAAAATACTCGCGCGCACTGAAGCGATTCCTAACGACGGCGTGGCGGTACGCCCGGGGCTTTCCGATGAACTCAAAAGGGCAATTCAAAACGCATTCGTCGCGGTCGGCGAAACAGATGAAGGCCGGGAACTTCTTAATACCCTTTATAACGTCTCCGGATTTGTCCCTGCCGACAGCGAGCGCTACAACATTGTCCGCCAGACATTCGCAGAGATGGAAGAGTTCATCGACTTCTAG
- a CDS encoding AlbA family DNA-binding domain-containing protein, with translation MADELAAMANTASGIIVLRVGDKTRDILGIPAEKLDIVEGWLRSICNDSIDPPLDCVIRELIVPDQQSDEKIILRIDVPRSLFVHKSPNGYFHRIGSSWREIKPDGLAR, from the coding sequence ATGGCGGACGAACTGGCGGCCATGGCGAATACGGCATCGGGCATTATTGTTCTGAGGGTTGGCGACAAGACCAGGGATATTCTGGGGATACCGGCGGAGAAACTTGACATAGTTGAAGGCTGGCTTCGTTCCATTTGTAACGACTCGATTGATCCTCCCCTGGATTGCGTCATACGCGAACTCATTGTGCCCGATCAACAGAGTGATGAGAAAATTATCCTGCGAATCGACGTGCCCCGCAGTCTGTTTGTCCACAAAAGCCCCAATGGCTATTTCCATCGCATAGGAAGTTCCTGGCGCGAGATAAAACCGGATGGTTTGGCGCGGTGA
- a CDS encoding 5'/3'-nucleotidase SurE, whose protein sequence is MSENANRAGRRPLILVTNDDGIESPGLHAVAEAAVAAAKGANGAGEVIVAAPTNQQTARGRSMNGNERDHFHPYEIPETNTDNRRLTAWHIDASPALVCQHALTVLCDGRTPDLVVSGINYGENIGTDIGGSGTLGAAFQAAAQGIPALALSRQTGVENHFFHGHLDWSETIRVAERWIRKILDLAPSLAAQPPGRRPFDVLKVDIPDPCPNETPERLTRLSMSRYLGFHIEKPSSRTRLGESRTYIAADAHSLDPADDGYAVAVDRVIAVTPLTIDCTASMIEAQRVLQV, encoded by the coding sequence ATGAGCGAAAATGCAAACAGGGCCGGACGCCGGCCCCTGATACTTGTCACCAATGATGACGGAATAGAATCGCCTGGTCTGCATGCGGTAGCCGAAGCTGCCGTTGCGGCCGCAAAGGGAGCGAATGGAGCCGGCGAGGTTATCGTCGCCGCACCCACAAACCAGCAGACTGCGCGCGGCAGAAGCATGAACGGAAACGAGCGCGATCATTTTCATCCGTATGAGATTCCCGAAACGAACACGGATAACAGACGGCTTACCGCATGGCATATCGATGCCAGTCCGGCGCTTGTGTGTCAGCACGCCCTAACCGTACTCTGTGATGGTCGCACACCCGACCTTGTCGTTTCCGGGATTAACTACGGGGAAAACATCGGCACGGATATCGGAGGGTCGGGCACGCTCGGCGCCGCCTTTCAGGCTGCCGCCCAGGGAATTCCTGCGCTCGCACTGTCGCGCCAGACCGGCGTTGAAAATCACTTTTTCCACGGCCACCTCGACTGGAGTGAAACCATCCGGGTCGCTGAGCGATGGATTCGGAAAATCCTCGATCTTGCTCCATCCCTAGCTGCTCAACCTCCCGGGCGCCGTCCGTTCGACGTGCTCAAAGTAGATATTCCCGACCCCTGCCCGAACGAAACTCCGGAGCGGCTTACCAGGCTTTCAATGAGCCGCTATCTCGGATTTCACATCGAAAAGCCTTCGTCCCGAACGCGACTCGGCGAATCCCGAACCTACATCGCAGCCGACGCACATTCGCTTGACCCCGCCGACGACGGCTATGCGGTCGCCGTTGACCGGGTTATCGCGGTGACTCCGCTTACCATCGATTGCACCGCATCAATGATCGAGGCTCAGCGGGTACTTCAAGTCTGA
- the phnE gene encoding phosphonate ABC transporter, permease protein PhnE → MSDQSVSRKIRIIGNLVVLAVVLLWAADGMNINLERIRTGIPTIGRIVAAMIPPDTSFLVQSSLAMLESIQIAIMGTTVAAILTFPISFLAANNVGVPGVVVWISKQILNAIRTFPELILGIFFVASYGPGALAGVMAIGLNSIGMLGKLNSEIVENIDRGPIEALQSSGANGAEIFLYAVFPQVLPEFVATALYRFELNLRNATVLGLVGAGGIGVILLQSLQFRRWPVVGMSLLAVIVAVTAIDYTSAYIRKRII, encoded by the coding sequence ATGAGCGATCAATCCGTTTCCAGAAAAATTCGAATTATCGGGAATCTTGTCGTTCTCGCGGTGGTCCTGCTTTGGGCTGCCGACGGAATGAATATTAATCTCGAACGTATCCGAACCGGCATACCGACTATCGGCCGGATCGTGGCCGCGATGATCCCTCCGGATACAAGCTTTCTCGTTCAATCATCGCTCGCGATGCTTGAAAGTATTCAGATTGCCATAATGGGAACAACCGTCGCTGCGATACTCACGTTTCCGATCAGCTTTCTTGCAGCCAACAACGTTGGTGTACCCGGCGTTGTCGTCTGGATATCAAAGCAGATCCTCAACGCGATACGGACCTTCCCAGAGCTCATCCTCGGAATTTTCTTTGTCGCGTCTTACGGTCCCGGAGCGCTGGCCGGGGTCATGGCAATTGGTCTGAACTCTATAGGCATGCTCGGAAAACTCAATTCGGAGATCGTCGAGAATATCGACCGGGGGCCAATTGAGGCGCTGCAGTCGAGCGGTGCAAACGGTGCAGAGATTTTCCTTTACGCCGTTTTCCCGCAGGTGCTTCCCGAGTTTGTAGCCACTGCGCTGTACAGATTCGAGCTTAACCTGCGCAATGCCACGGTGCTCGGACTTGTCGGCGCCGGCGGAATTGGTGTCATTCTTCTCCAGAGCCTGCAGTTCCGCCGCTGGCCTGTCGTGGGAATGTCGCTTCTCGCGGTTATTGTTGCCGTAACCGCAATCGACTATACGAGCGCCTATATCCGCAAGCGGATAATTTGA
- a CDS encoding MurR/RpiR family transcriptional regulator: MADKFGWGKRVSKLAGRLTETETRVLEYVTESPHEAAFMSLKDLCERTGVSKPKIIQLYRKLGYERYKEFRNGVEEFYAHHINAYRASKATFKDIRSFDQLVTTSIEEEAKALQRQLEHVPTDDVEQLARSMLNKRRIYILGTSTGMYPAHYLFQRLKRYKLDVRILGEDSQHIVEDAFGINEDDMLLVFHYFPDRRRTHGAMKLAHDCGALVVVATDTMLIELTEMADQVYFVARGSIRLHSSMAVPMHFVNLVMLAIEWLGGETFQQYLLDIEKLRERYDLG, encoded by the coding sequence ATGGCAGACAAATTCGGGTGGGGTAAACGAGTATCGAAATTGGCCGGTCGTCTGACCGAAACCGAGACACGCGTCCTGGAGTATGTTACCGAGAGTCCCCACGAGGCAGCGTTCATGTCTCTGAAGGACCTCTGCGAACGCACCGGGGTGAGCAAACCCAAGATTATTCAGCTGTATCGCAAACTCGGATACGAGCGGTACAAAGAGTTCCGAAATGGGGTTGAAGAGTTCTACGCGCATCACATAAACGCGTACCGGGCCTCCAAGGCGACGTTCAAGGATATTCGATCGTTCGACCAGCTTGTGACCACGTCAATCGAGGAGGAGGCAAAGGCGCTACAGCGGCAGCTCGAGCACGTGCCGACCGACGACGTAGAGCAGCTTGCTCGGTCAATGCTCAACAAACGTAGAATCTATATCCTCGGAACAAGCACCGGTATGTATCCAGCACACTATCTCTTTCAACGACTGAAACGCTACAAACTCGACGTACGCATTCTCGGCGAGGATTCTCAACATATTGTCGAAGATGCATTTGGCATCAACGAGGATGATATGCTTCTTGTATTCCACTACTTTCCAGACCGGCGCCGCACCCACGGCGCGATGAAGCTCGCGCATGACTGTGGCGCTCTGGTCGTCGTAGCCACGGACACAATGCTTATTGAACTGACCGAAATGGCGGACCAGGTGTACTTCGTGGCAAGGGGAAGCATTCGCTTGCACAGTTCCATGGCTGTCCCAATGCATTTTGTAAATCTTGTAATGCTTGCAATCGAGTGGCTCGGAGGCGAGACGTTTCAGCAGTATCTGCTCGACATTGAGAAGCTCCGAGAGCGCTACGACCTCGGATGA
- a CDS encoding spermidine synthase codes for MILPKDRIRGRLLWAAAATGASGLLAQMVLLRELLVVFAGNELTIGIILANWLALEAAGSFWARGRARLAGSCGISRYSMTSLAFCITLVPALWGVRLIKPLLGLSVGTVPGLATAAASTFLVLLPVSFTHGALFTWGCAIASRERSGFPQSPATLPMASIYILETAGTFLAGLLWTWLLVPRAGSFQIVAGIILLQSVTVIILIAKFPGSPPETLPEENQTPAPGAFAGALILAAGAALLLGTGGAEYLQHRSIRRLWQDQNILHYENTLKGNIAITENQGQYTFFTDGTPAFIQPIPDMTLVEPLVHIAMTAHPRPKRVLLIGGGASGVLEELLHHPSLTLVEYTELDPRLLELQREVAALTGETWIDDPRIHLRARDARALLQESATSYDLIISRTSDPSNLHNARYFSQEFLELAAQNLTEQGILVLGFPGLVGHLTEPLQEMSASLIHTLRQNFPWLRAFPGEGQSFLLASQDPAIIHLDHQIFTDHLRERGLLSAGVIPWYMEQRLHPRWHHWFEEFAAPGRSRINREFQPRVLLLSIAHWSRLNAPLTGRLLERIYGLHPALIVLGTILILLLPASALNRLSPRPRTFIVPSVITTGFSAMVVNLALLFSFEVLAGRLFGWLGLLSAAFISGLGVGALVTRHRLGRPGREDRLGYESPRIWGMVVRSELAILLFCSLLLILLPLVAPLVSGKVPPALLRGAFLLILPAAGMVCGRQFPIACEALLEKGSRGGSPAPASTAGLVYGADLAGGCIGGILGGVLLLPLLGLTGAGITLGLLKSGTLLVLLLRSPWRINYT; via the coding sequence GTGATTCTTCCCAAGGACCGGATCAGGGGACGCCTTCTTTGGGCCGCAGCAGCCACGGGCGCCAGCGGTCTTCTGGCCCAGATGGTGCTCCTGCGGGAACTGCTTGTGGTGTTTGCCGGGAACGAGCTGACCATCGGAATCATCCTGGCGAACTGGCTGGCCCTGGAAGCGGCCGGTTCCTTTTGGGCCCGTGGCCGGGCGCGGCTCGCAGGGAGTTGTGGAATATCCCGGTACAGCATGACCAGTCTTGCCTTCTGCATCACCCTTGTTCCGGCTCTCTGGGGAGTTCGCCTGATCAAACCCCTCCTGGGTCTTTCCGTGGGGACCGTACCAGGCCTTGCCACGGCCGCGGCGAGCACCTTTCTTGTCCTCCTGCCCGTGAGCTTCACCCACGGCGCACTCTTCACGTGGGGTTGCGCGATAGCCTCCCGGGAGCGCTCGGGATTCCCTCAATCCCCGGCTACCCTCCCCATGGCCTCGATCTACATTCTGGAAACTGCAGGAACCTTCCTGGCGGGGCTTCTCTGGACGTGGCTCCTGGTTCCCCGGGCAGGGTCATTCCAGATCGTGGCAGGTATTATTCTGCTTCAGTCCGTGACGGTGATCATTCTGATCGCAAAATTCCCGGGTTCACCACCGGAAACCCTTCCGGAAGAGAACCAGACCCCGGCCCCGGGAGCCTTCGCGGGCGCCCTCATTCTGGCGGCCGGGGCGGCCCTGCTTCTCGGGACGGGCGGAGCAGAGTATCTGCAGCATCGCTCGATCCGGCGGCTCTGGCAGGACCAGAATATTCTGCATTACGAAAACACCCTGAAGGGCAACATCGCCATCACCGAGAACCAGGGACAATATACCTTCTTCACCGATGGCACCCCGGCCTTCATCCAGCCGATCCCCGACATGACCCTGGTGGAACCCCTGGTCCATATCGCCATGACAGCTCATCCCCGGCCAAAACGGGTTCTTCTTATCGGCGGAGGAGCAAGTGGAGTTCTGGAAGAGCTTCTGCATCACCCCTCCCTGACCCTGGTGGAGTATACCGAACTGGACCCCAGGCTCCTGGAACTGCAACGCGAGGTTGCGGCCCTCACCGGGGAGACATGGATCGATGATCCCAGGATACATCTCCGGGCGCGGGACGCCCGGGCACTGCTTCAGGAATCGGCCACATCCTACGATCTGATCATCAGCCGAACCAGCGACCCCTCGAACCTGCACAATGCCCGTTACTTCAGCCAGGAGTTCCTGGAACTGGCGGCACAAAACCTGACGGAACAGGGAATTCTGGTGCTGGGCTTTCCCGGGTTGGTGGGGCACCTGACAGAACCGCTCCAGGAGATGAGCGCCAGTCTGATCCACACCCTTCGCCAGAACTTTCCCTGGCTTCGCGCCTTCCCCGGCGAGGGGCAGTCCTTCCTGCTGGCGTCGCAAGATCCTGCCATCATCCATCTGGACCACCAGATCTTCACCGATCACCTTCGAGAGCGGGGGTTGCTCTCGGCCGGGGTTATTCCCTGGTACATGGAACAGCGCCTGCATCCCCGCTGGCACCACTGGTTCGAGGAGTTCGCTGCCCCGGGGAGGTCCCGAATCAACAGGGAATTTCAGCCCCGGGTACTTCTCCTGAGCATCGCCCACTGGAGCAGGCTCAACGCGCCCCTCACAGGCCGCCTCCTGGAAAGGATCTACGGACTCCACCCTGCCCTGATCGTCCTGGGGACAATCCTGATCCTTCTGTTGCCAGCATCCGCCTTGAACCGCCTGAGCCCCCGGCCCCGAACCTTCATTGTCCCCTCGGTGATAACCACAGGGTTTTCCGCCATGGTGGTAAACCTCGCGCTTCTCTTCTCGTTCGAGGTCCTGGCGGGCCGCCTCTTCGGCTGGCTGGGACTACTCTCGGCAGCTTTTATTTCCGGCCTTGGTGTGGGCGCCCTCGTGACCAGACACCGCCTCGGCCGCCCGGGACGAGAAGACCGACTGGGATACGAATCGCCGCGAATCTGGGGCATGGTTGTGCGAAGCGAGCTGGCGATCCTGCTTTTCTGCTCTCTCCTCCTGATCCTGCTTCCCCTGGTGGCACCGCTTGTCTCGGGGAAGGTCCCCCCGGCGCTCCTTCGGGGGGCTTTTCTGCTGATTCTTCCGGCGGCAGGGATGGTCTGCGGGAGGCAGTTCCCCATAGCCTGCGAGGCCCTTCTGGAGAAGGGCTCCCGGGGAGGATCGCCTGCTCCTGCATCTACGGCGGGGCTGGTCTACGGAGCCGATCTTGCCGGAGGCTGTATCGGAGGCATTCTGGGGGGTGTTCTGCTGCTGCCACTGCTGGGACTGACCGGCGCAGGAATCACTCTGGGGTTGCTGAAATCAGGAACACTTCTGGTTCTGCTCTTGCGAAGCCCCTGGCGTATTAACTACACTTGA